One genomic segment of Mycolicibacterium chubuense NBB4 includes these proteins:
- a CDS encoding serine/threonine-protein kinase: protein MERIEGTRAVLVTESEPVRVEPTRPRLRTGRRRIGGGLVEIPIHEDIEPASAILTNPVLAESKRECSSCGHPVGRTSGGQPGASEGVCPHCGTVFSFTPHLEPGELVADQYEVQGCIAHGGVGWIYLAIDRNVSDRWVVLKGLLQPSGQQAQAIAVAERQFLAMVNHPSIVKIYNFVEHPGFDGRPIGYIVMEYIGGTTLQSLLAEQRAETQQGQDKPMMPVEEALGYLLDVMPALSYLHSLGLVYNDLKPENIMLTEDNVELIDMGAVSGVGDCGYIYGTKGFQAPEIVRTGPTVATDIYTVGRTLAQLTVDMSDSRYSETLPDPADVALFQRYESFYRLLVRATNPRPAQRFSSAEEMATQCRGVLREVLAEQTGVPHPGTSVLFAMHGSEFGADLAPQRTDVFVDGRIHIARLGARDVARALPTPVPTDDLESDWRMDWDDGIAALAVNLQAALKCFQRVVAAVPGEAAPKVASAATAELILEMEDASDAEPLRQLCEQYYRTLWRTDHSMVSAAFGLARQLAARGDRALAIGVLDEVPLTSRHFGEAQLTSVLMLLEGQPVAEITEAELRDAAKRVGQLPPTEPRALQMRAIVLGAALDWLHAGAAPATNDSILGQSFDEEGLRMGTEAALRELARHSPRRRHRYTLVDLANSIRPPSWM from the coding sequence ATGGAACGAATCGAGGGAACGCGCGCCGTCCTGGTCACCGAATCGGAGCCGGTCAGGGTCGAGCCGACCCGCCCGCGACTGCGCACGGGCCGGCGGCGGATCGGCGGCGGCCTGGTCGAGATTCCGATTCACGAGGACATCGAGCCCGCCAGCGCGATCCTCACGAATCCCGTTCTGGCCGAATCAAAACGCGAGTGCAGCAGCTGCGGGCATCCGGTGGGGCGGACTTCCGGAGGCCAGCCGGGGGCCAGCGAAGGTGTATGCCCTCACTGCGGCACGGTGTTCTCGTTCACGCCACATCTCGAACCCGGCGAGTTGGTGGCCGATCAGTACGAGGTCCAAGGCTGCATCGCCCACGGCGGCGTCGGCTGGATCTACCTGGCGATCGATCGCAACGTCAGCGATCGGTGGGTGGTACTCAAGGGTCTGCTTCAACCGAGCGGACAGCAGGCGCAGGCGATCGCCGTTGCCGAGCGCCAATTCCTGGCCATGGTCAATCATCCCAGCATCGTCAAGATCTACAATTTCGTCGAACACCCGGGTTTCGATGGCCGCCCCATCGGCTACATCGTGATGGAGTACATCGGCGGCACGACGCTGCAGTCCCTTCTTGCCGAGCAGCGCGCGGAAACACAGCAGGGCCAAGACAAGCCGATGATGCCGGTGGAGGAGGCACTCGGTTATCTGCTCGACGTCATGCCTGCGCTGTCCTACCTGCACTCACTGGGGCTTGTCTACAACGATCTGAAGCCCGAGAACATCATGCTCACCGAGGACAACGTCGAGCTGATCGACATGGGTGCGGTTTCGGGTGTCGGAGACTGCGGATACATCTACGGCACCAAAGGATTTCAGGCGCCCGAGATCGTCCGAACCGGACCGACCGTCGCCACCGATATCTATACGGTCGGCCGAACGCTGGCTCAACTGACCGTCGATATGTCCGACAGCCGCTATTCGGAGACTCTGCCCGACCCCGCCGACGTGGCCCTGTTCCAACGTTATGAATCGTTTTACCGGCTGCTGGTACGCGCGACGAATCCCCGCCCAGCTCAGCGGTTCTCGTCTGCGGAAGAGATGGCCACCCAGTGCAGGGGAGTGCTGCGTGAAGTTCTCGCGGAGCAGACCGGTGTGCCGCACCCCGGGACGTCGGTACTCTTCGCCATGCACGGCTCCGAGTTCGGGGCGGATCTGGCGCCGCAGCGAACCGACGTCTTCGTCGATGGCCGCATACACATCGCCCGGCTCGGCGCCCGTGATGTCGCCCGTGCCTTGCCGACCCCCGTCCCGACCGACGATCTGGAAAGCGATTGGCGGATGGACTGGGACGACGGGATCGCCGCGCTGGCGGTAAACCTGCAGGCAGCACTGAAGTGTTTCCAAAGGGTGGTCGCCGCGGTACCCGGCGAAGCCGCGCCGAAGGTGGCGTCGGCCGCCACGGCCGAGCTGATCCTCGAAATGGAAGACGCGAGTGATGCTGAACCGTTGCGGCAATTGTGCGAGCAGTACTACCGGACGTTGTGGCGCACCGACCATTCCATGGTGAGTGCGGCATTCGGGTTGGCACGCCAACTCGCCGCTCGCGGTGATCGGGCCCTTGCCATCGGTGTGCTCGACGAGGTTCCGTTGACTTCGCGCCACTTTGGCGAAGCCCAGCTCACGTCAGTGTTGATGCTGCTCGAGGGGCAACCCGTCGCCGAAATCACCGAAGCAGAACTGCGCGATGCGGCGAAGCGGGTCGGCCAGTTGCCGCCGACGGAGCCGCGGGCGCTGCAGATGCGTGCGATCGTGCTGGGTGCTGCTCTCGATTGGCTTCACGCCGGCGCGGCCCCTGCCACCAACGACTCGATCCTCGGGCAGTCATTCGACGAAGAGGGATTGCGCATGGGTACCGAGGCAGCACTTCGGGAACTCGCGCGACATTCGCCGCGCAGGCGCCACCGTTACACCCTGGTCGACTTGGCGAATTCGATCCGACCGCCGAGCTGGATGTGA
- a CDS encoding glutamate ABC transporter substrate-binding protein, translating to MRTIATVLVVVSTLVASCATVQPLTDVPASLTTRPMPSGAEVAPSVSGAAVESCDATASLRPSSEPGPTVDAIRRRGRVVVGIDQNNNPLSFRDPVTGELEGFLVDLSREVVRDLVGDPDKADFRLVSEPDRIPAVRDKTVDILTKATTITCPRAEQIAFSTVYFEGSQRLLVPRGSLVRGPADLAGRRVCSGLASTSIATVARVAPAATILGVPNMDDCLVALQQGQADAASTDDVLLAGMVAQDPNLEIVGPPLEAEPYGIGINKSQDDLVRAVNASLDRIRRDGTWVALYRRWLTVLGPPPRPPEPKYRD from the coding sequence ATGCGTACGATCGCGACCGTCCTGGTAGTGGTTTCGACGCTGGTCGCCAGCTGCGCCACGGTGCAGCCGCTGACCGACGTGCCCGCCTCGCTCACCACGCGGCCGATGCCCAGCGGGGCCGAGGTGGCGCCGTCCGTCTCCGGCGCCGCGGTCGAGAGTTGCGATGCCACCGCCAGTTTGCGCCCGTCTTCTGAGCCCGGGCCCACAGTCGATGCGATCCGGCGGCGCGGCCGAGTGGTCGTCGGCATCGACCAGAACAACAATCCGCTCAGCTTTCGCGATCCGGTGACCGGCGAATTAGAGGGCTTCCTCGTCGACCTCTCCCGTGAGGTCGTCCGAGACCTCGTCGGCGATCCCGACAAAGCCGATTTTCGTCTGGTTTCGGAGCCGGACCGCATTCCCGCGGTGCGAGACAAGACCGTCGACATCCTGACGAAAGCGACGACGATCACCTGTCCGCGTGCCGAGCAGATCGCCTTCTCCACGGTGTACTTCGAGGGAAGCCAACGCTTGCTGGTGCCACGAGGTTCCCTGGTGCGGGGGCCGGCCGATCTGGCGGGCAGGCGAGTCTGCTCCGGACTGGCGTCGACATCCATCGCAACCGTCGCCCGGGTCGCACCGGCGGCGACCATTCTCGGTGTTCCGAATATGGACGACTGCCTGGTTGCGCTTCAGCAGGGTCAGGCGGACGCAGCCAGCACCGACGATGTACTTCTTGCGGGCATGGTCGCGCAGGATCCCAATCTGGAGATCGTCGGGCCGCCTCTGGAAGCCGAGCCGTACGGTATCGGAATCAACAAGTCCCAGGACGACCTGGTGCGAGCGGTCAACGCCAGCCTGGACCGGATTCGACGCGACGGGACGTGGGTGGCGCTGTACCGGAGGTGGCTCACCGTGCTCGGTCCCCCGCCGAGGCCCCCGGAACCGAAGTACCGGGACTGA
- a CDS encoding replicative DNA helicase: protein MAVVDDLSRSGDPSNLEPPPNEDFGRQPPQDPAAEQAVLGGMLLSKDAIADVLEKLRPGDFYKPANQIVYDAILDLYGRGEPADAVTVAAELDRRGLLRRVGGAPYLHTLISTVPTAANAGFYAEIVAEKALLRRLVEAGTRVVQYGYAGADGADVSDIVDRAQAEIYDVTERRAAEDFVILEEILQPTMDEIDAIASEGGISKGVPTGFVELDEVTNGLHAGQMIIVAARPGVGKALALDTPLPTPTGWTTMGEVAVGDELLDADGTPTRVVAATHILLGRPCYEIGFSDGTTIIADEMHQWPTSHGIRTTAALRAVADTVTAAKMTDATSGNSAVLAPGRIAIGVTSIRRVPTVPVRCVQVDNPEHLYLAGRGMVPTHNSTLALDFMRSCSIKNQLPSVIFSLEMSKTEIVMRLLSAEAKIKLADMRSGRMSDDDWTRLARRMSEISEAPLYIDDSPNLTMMEIRAKARRLSQKAGLRLIVIDYMQLMSSGKKYESRQQEVSDFSRSIKLMAKELNVPVVAISQLNRGPEQRTDKRPQVSDLRESGCLTASTRILRADSGAEVTFGELMRTGERPLVWSLDERNRMVARPMTNVFYSGHKEVFKVRLASGRQVEATANHPFLTMDGWNALGELAVGARVAVPRRVPEPVQTQRMHDSEVVMLAHMIGDGSCVKRQPIRYASIDEQNLAAVTSAAEHFGVTAVRDEYAAARVTTLRLPAPYRLTHGKRNPIAQWLDKLGLFGKRSYEKFVPAEVFALPNDQVALFLRHLWATDGSILWNAKQGLGNVYYATTSRQLADDVVQLLLRLGIQSQIYVARKTSYRDCWHVRIFGVENQRKFIRQVDVHGAKYFSAREVLNNLRQVKATANSDTVPSSVWMEIRDALADRGMSHRAFAKAMGTQFCGSTMWKRPVGRKRLHRAAAVLNDKELHGLATNDVFWDRIVEVTSIGEQDVYDATVEGTHNFTANCIVLHNSLEQDADMVILLHRPDAFERDDPRGGEADLILGKHRNGPTKTITVAHQLHLSRFANMAKQ from the coding sequence GTGGCCGTCGTCGATGACTTGAGCCGGTCCGGAGATCCCTCTAACTTGGAGCCGCCTCCGAACGAGGACTTCGGTCGTCAACCCCCGCAGGACCCCGCAGCCGAACAAGCCGTGCTCGGCGGCATGCTCTTGAGCAAGGACGCGATCGCCGACGTCCTGGAGAAGCTGCGCCCGGGTGACTTCTACAAGCCGGCCAACCAGATCGTCTACGACGCGATCCTCGACCTCTACGGGCGCGGCGAGCCGGCCGACGCCGTGACGGTCGCCGCGGAGCTGGACCGGCGTGGTCTGCTGCGCCGGGTGGGTGGGGCGCCGTACCTGCACACGCTGATCTCGACCGTGCCGACGGCCGCCAATGCAGGGTTCTACGCCGAGATCGTCGCGGAGAAGGCGCTTCTCCGTCGGCTCGTGGAGGCCGGTACCCGGGTGGTGCAGTACGGGTACGCGGGTGCCGACGGCGCCGACGTCAGCGACATCGTGGACCGCGCGCAGGCCGAGATCTACGACGTCACCGAGCGCCGTGCTGCCGAGGACTTCGTGATCCTGGAGGAGATCCTCCAGCCCACGATGGACGAGATCGACGCGATCGCGTCCGAGGGCGGGATCTCCAAGGGCGTGCCGACCGGCTTCGTCGAACTCGACGAGGTCACCAACGGTCTGCACGCCGGGCAGATGATCATCGTGGCGGCCAGGCCTGGCGTCGGGAAGGCCCTGGCGCTGGACACGCCGCTGCCGACCCCGACGGGCTGGACCACCATGGGCGAGGTCGCCGTGGGGGATGAATTACTCGATGCGGACGGGACACCGACGCGCGTGGTCGCCGCGACTCATATTCTGTTGGGTCGGCCCTGCTATGAGATCGGCTTCTCCGACGGCACGACGATCATCGCCGACGAGATGCACCAGTGGCCGACGAGCCACGGCATTCGCACCACCGCCGCCTTGCGTGCGGTGGCCGACACCGTGACCGCCGCGAAGATGACAGACGCTACGTCGGGAAACAGCGCGGTGCTTGCTCCTGGGCGAATCGCGATCGGCGTCACGTCGATCCGGCGAGTGCCCACGGTGCCGGTCCGTTGTGTACAGGTCGACAATCCCGAGCATCTGTACCTGGCCGGTCGGGGCATGGTGCCCACCCACAATTCAACGCTGGCCCTCGACTTCATGCGGTCGTGTTCGATCAAGAACCAGCTTCCCAGCGTCATCTTCTCGCTGGAGATGAGCAAGACCGAGATCGTCATGAGGCTGCTCTCGGCGGAGGCGAAGATCAAGCTCGCCGACATGCGGTCGGGCCGCATGAGCGACGACGACTGGACTCGGCTGGCCCGGCGCATGAGCGAAATCAGCGAAGCGCCTTTGTATATCGATGATTCGCCGAACCTGACGATGATGGAGATCCGCGCCAAGGCACGCCGGTTGTCGCAGAAGGCCGGGCTGCGGCTGATCGTGATCGACTACATGCAGCTGATGAGTTCGGGCAAGAAGTACGAGTCGCGTCAGCAGGAGGTTTCGGACTTCTCCCGAAGCATCAAGCTGATGGCCAAGGAGCTCAACGTGCCCGTCGTGGCGATCAGCCAGCTGAACCGCGGCCCGGAACAGCGCACCGATAAGAGGCCACAGGTTTCCGACCTCCGCGAATCCGGCTGCCTCACGGCGAGCACGCGAATCCTCCGCGCGGACAGTGGCGCCGAGGTGACGTTCGGCGAGTTGATGCGCACGGGGGAGCGGCCGTTGGTGTGGTCGTTGGACGAGCGCAACCGGATGGTCGCGCGACCGATGACGAACGTGTTCTACAGCGGGCACAAAGAGGTGTTCAAGGTTCGGCTGGCCTCGGGACGTCAGGTCGAGGCGACGGCGAATCATCCGTTCCTGACGATGGACGGATGGAATGCGTTGGGCGAGCTCGCGGTTGGTGCCCGAGTCGCCGTACCGCGCCGCGTCCCGGAGCCGGTTCAGACCCAGCGGATGCACGATTCCGAGGTCGTGATGCTGGCGCACATGATCGGCGACGGATCATGCGTGAAGCGCCAACCGATCCGGTATGCAAGCATCGATGAGCAGAATCTGGCGGCAGTGACCAGCGCGGCCGAACACTTCGGCGTTACAGCGGTTCGCGATGAGTACGCCGCCGCTCGGGTTACGACGCTGCGGCTGCCTGCGCCCTATCGGTTGACGCACGGCAAGCGGAACCCGATCGCGCAGTGGCTCGACAAGCTGGGTCTCTTCGGCAAGCGCAGCTACGAGAAGTTCGTGCCCGCGGAGGTTTTCGCCCTCCCCAACGACCAGGTGGCCCTGTTTCTGCGACATCTGTGGGCCACGGACGGATCCATTCTGTGGAACGCAAAGCAGGGGCTTGGAAACGTCTACTACGCAACCACCAGTAGGCAACTCGCGGACGACGTGGTGCAGTTGCTGCTGCGGCTCGGCATCCAAAGCCAGATTTACGTAGCACGAAAGACGAGCTACCGGGATTGCTGGCACGTAAGAATCTTCGGAGTCGAGAATCAACGCAAATTCATCCGGCAGGTTGATGTGCACGGTGCAAAGTACTTTTCCGCGCGCGAGGTACTGAACAATCTCCGACAAGTGAAGGCGACCGCGAACTCTGACACGGTTCCATCGAGTGTTTGGATGGAGATTCGAGACGCGTTGGCAGATAGAGGAATGTCGCACCGAGCGTTCGCTAAAGCAATGGGCACTCAATTCTGCGGCTCAACGATGTGGAAGCGACCGGTTGGCCGTAAGCGTTTGCATCGAGCCGCAGCGGTATTGAATGACAAGGAGCTCCACGGTCTGGCCACCAACGATGTCTTCTGGGATCGAATCGTCGAGGTCACCAGCATCGGCGAACAGGACGTCTACGATGCCACCGTAGAGGGAACGCATAACTTTACGGCGAATTGCATAGTATTGCATAACAGCCTTGAACAAGATGCCGACATGGTCATCCTGCTGCACCGGCCGGATGCGTTCGAACGCGACGACCCCCGCGGCGGCGAGGCGGATCTCATCCTGGGCAAGCACCGTAACGGCCCGACGAAGACGATAACCGTTGCGCACCAACTCCATTTGTCGCGATTCGCGAATATGGCCAAGCAATAG
- the rplI gene encoding 50S ribosomal protein L9, with the protein MKLILTAEVEHLGTAGDTVEVKDGYGRNYLLPRGLAIVATRGAQRQAEDIRRAQELKGVKSLEHANELKVALEGLEGVELAVKTAGDSGKLFGSVTAADVVAAIKKAGGPNLDKRTVSLPKAHIKSTGTHAIAVRLHPSVAAEVSLNVVAG; encoded by the coding sequence ATGAAGCTCATTCTGACCGCCGAGGTCGAGCACCTCGGCACTGCCGGTGACACCGTCGAGGTGAAGGACGGCTACGGCCGCAACTACCTGCTGCCCCGCGGTCTGGCCATCGTGGCCACCCGCGGCGCCCAGCGCCAGGCCGAGGACATCCGCCGCGCGCAGGAGCTCAAGGGCGTCAAGAGCCTCGAGCACGCCAACGAGCTGAAGGTGGCCCTCGAGGGCCTCGAGGGTGTCGAACTGGCCGTCAAGACGGCAGGCGACTCGGGCAAGTTGTTCGGTTCGGTCACCGCGGCCGACGTCGTCGCGGCGATCAAGAAGGCCGGCGGCCCCAACCTCGACAAGCGGACCGTCAGCCTGCCCAAGGCGCACATCAAGTCCACGGGCACGCACGCGATCGCGGTGCGGCTGCATCCCAGCGTCGCCGCCGAGGTGTCGCTGAACGTGGTTGCGGGTTAA
- the rpsR gene encoding 30S ribosomal protein S18, producing MAKSSTKRRPAPEKPVKTRKCVFCSKKGQDIDYKDTALLRTYISERGKIRARRVTGNCVQHQRDIAIAVKNAREVALLPFTSSTR from the coding sequence ATGGCCAAGTCCTCCACCAAGAGGCGCCCGGCTCCGGAGAAGCCGGTCAAGACTCGCAAGTGCGTGTTCTGCTCCAAGAAGGGGCAGGACATCGATTACAAGGACACCGCGCTGCTGCGCACCTACATCAGCGAGCGCGGCAAGATCCGCGCCCGCCGGGTGACCGGCAATTGCGTTCAGCACCAGCGTGATATCGCGATCGCGGTGAAGAACGCCCGCGAGGTCGCACTGCTGCCGTTCACCTCGTCGACGCGATAA
- a CDS encoding single-stranded DNA-binding protein: protein MAGDTTITVVGNLTADPELRFTPSGAAVANFTVASTPRMYDRQSGEWKDGEALFLRCNIWREAAENVAESLTRGSRVIVTGRLKQRSFETREGEKRTVVEVEVDEIGPSLRYATAKVNKASRSGGGGGGFGGGGGGGSSRPAAGASAPADDPWGSAPASGSFGGNDDEPPF from the coding sequence GTGGCTGGTGACACCACCATCACCGTCGTCGGAAATCTGACCGCCGACCCTGAACTGCGTTTCACCCCCTCGGGTGCCGCGGTGGCCAACTTCACCGTGGCGTCGACGCCGCGCATGTACGACCGCCAGAGCGGCGAGTGGAAGGACGGCGAAGCGCTGTTCCTGCGCTGCAACATCTGGCGTGAGGCGGCCGAGAACGTCGCCGAGAGTCTCACGCGGGGTTCGCGGGTCATCGTGACGGGCCGGCTCAAGCAGCGCTCCTTCGAGACCCGCGAGGGCGAGAAGCGCACCGTGGTCGAGGTCGAGGTCGACGAGATCGGCCCCTCACTGCGGTACGCGACCGCCAAGGTCAACAAGGCCAGCCGCAGCGGCGGCGGTGGCGGCGGGTTCGGCGGCGGTGGCGGCGGCGGTAGCTCCCGTCCGGCTGCCGGCGCGAGCGCGCCCGCCGACGACCCGTGGGGCAGCGCCCCCGCATCGGGGTCGTTCGGCGGTAACGACGACGAACCGCCCTTCTGA
- the rpsF gene encoding 30S ribosomal protein S6 → MRPYEIMVILDPTLDERTVAPSLETFLNVIRKDGGSVDKVDIWGRRRLAYEIAKHAEGIYAVVDVKAEPATVTELDRQLNLNESVLRTKVMRTDKH, encoded by the coding sequence ATGCGTCCATACGAAATCATGGTCATTCTCGACCCCACTCTCGACGAGCGCACCGTAGCTCCGTCGCTGGAGACGTTCCTCAACGTCATCCGCAAGGATGGCGGCAGTGTCGACAAGGTCGACATCTGGGGGCGCCGGCGGCTGGCCTACGAGATCGCCAAGCATGCCGAGGGCATCTACGCGGTGGTCGACGTCAAGGCCGAGCCGGCGACGGTCACCGAGCTCGACCGCCAGCTCAACCTGAACGAGTCCGTGCTGCGGACCAAGGTGATGCGGACCGACAAGCACTAA
- a CDS encoding DUF1206 domain-containing protein, translating to MAGVLPPADRGRPLIDRIVAHDGARRAARAGFVASGSLHLLIAYLITRIAFGLGGHADPSGAMATLANTTDGVVILWAIAVALVPLALWRLVEALLGLHPAEGSNDPDDASVGNRLKALGLVAVYCSVGYTSVRFAVGSRQSSSERNRGLSSILMQSFPGRAALIAVGVVVAVIGGYYAYKGASRRFRDDLKTSGGRVVVALGVYGYLAEGLVYCLAGILVIVASVRVDPSKAAGLDAAVKTLGAADSGDVLLVFAAVGFAAYGLYSFALARLARM from the coding sequence GTGGCCGGCGTTCTCCCTCCAGCCGACCGGGGCAGACCGTTGATCGACCGGATCGTGGCGCACGACGGGGCCCGTCGAGCCGCCCGGGCCGGTTTCGTGGCCAGCGGATCCCTGCACCTGCTGATCGCCTACCTCATCACCCGGATCGCGTTCGGCCTCGGCGGCCATGCCGACCCTTCGGGCGCCATGGCCACTTTGGCGAACACCACCGACGGAGTGGTGATCTTGTGGGCCATCGCCGTGGCGCTCGTCCCGCTGGCCCTCTGGCGTCTGGTCGAGGCACTGCTCGGCTTGCACCCGGCCGAAGGCAGCAACGATCCCGACGACGCGAGCGTCGGCAACCGGCTCAAGGCCCTGGGGCTGGTGGCGGTGTACTGCAGCGTGGGCTACACCAGCGTGCGGTTCGCCGTGGGTAGCCGGCAGTCGAGCAGCGAACGCAATCGCGGCCTCAGTTCGATTCTGATGCAGTCGTTTCCGGGCCGGGCGGCGTTGATCGCCGTCGGGGTGGTGGTCGCCGTCATCGGTGGTTACTACGCGTATAAGGGAGCCTCCCGACGTTTCCGTGACGACCTGAAGACCTCGGGCGGCCGGGTGGTGGTGGCTCTGGGCGTGTACGGCTATCTGGCAGAGGGCCTGGTGTACTGCCTCGCCGGCATTCTCGTCATCGTCGCGTCGGTCCGCGTCGATCCGTCGAAGGCCGCCGGACTGGACGCCGCGGTGAAGACGCTGGGCGCTGCGGATTCCGGTGACGTGCTGCTCGTGTTCGCCGCCGTCGGGTTCGCGGCCTATGGGCTCTACAGCTTCGCGCTGGCGCGGTTGGCCAGGATGTGA
- a CDS encoding glycosyltransferase family 87 protein: MTAGAEETSPVPPAGVRSPAPPAEDLRSFDDRDFPSRTDTLGAALSETIGGPVGRHALIGRTRFLTPLRVMLIIALVFLALGYSTKAACLQTSGTGTADQRVGNWSHNRAYYELCYSDTVPLYTAELLNLGKFPYKSSWVETDETGKPRVQYDGTPAVRYMEYPVLTGVYQYLSMALAKTYTALTKLISMPIIAEVVMFFNIAAFGLALAWLTTVWAAAMLAGPRRIWDAALVAGSPILIFQVFTNFDALAVAFATGAMLAWARRRPVLAGVLIGLGVAAKLYPLLLLIPLALLAVRTGRLRGVGQAAVAAVVAWLVVNLPIMLLFPRGWSEFFRLNTRRGDDMDSLYNVVKSFTGWQGFDPNPGFWEPPTVLNTVSAALFAACLIAIGYVVLTADRRPRVAQVAFLVVAAFLLTNKVWSPQFSLWLIPLAVLALPHRRILLAWMTLDMLVWVPRMLYLFGEQNKGLPEQWFTTAVLLRDIAVITLCALVIRQIYRPREDLVRGGGVDDPAGGVFDGAPDAPPRWLPDWLRPRVEAPHILANRASAKL, from the coding sequence GTGACGGCGGGCGCGGAAGAAACCTCGCCGGTTCCGCCGGCCGGAGTCCGATCGCCGGCTCCGCCGGCCGAAGACCTACGGAGCTTCGACGACCGCGACTTCCCCAGCCGTACCGACACTTTGGGCGCCGCGCTCTCCGAGACGATCGGCGGACCCGTCGGTCGTCACGCGTTGATCGGCCGCACGCGCTTCCTGACACCCCTGCGCGTGATGCTCATCATCGCCCTGGTGTTCCTGGCGCTCGGATACTCGACCAAAGCGGCATGTCTGCAGACGTCCGGAACCGGCACCGCCGATCAGCGGGTCGGCAACTGGTCCCACAACCGCGCGTACTACGAGCTCTGCTACTCCGACACCGTCCCGCTCTACACGGCGGAGCTGCTGAACCTCGGCAAGTTCCCGTACAAGTCCAGCTGGGTGGAGACCGACGAGACCGGAAAACCCCGCGTGCAGTACGACGGCACACCCGCCGTGCGGTACATGGAGTATCCGGTGCTCACCGGTGTCTACCAGTACCTGTCGATGGCGTTGGCCAAGACATACACCGCGCTGACCAAGCTGATCTCGATGCCGATCATCGCCGAGGTGGTGATGTTCTTCAACATCGCCGCCTTCGGGTTGGCGCTGGCATGGCTGACCACGGTGTGGGCGGCGGCGATGCTGGCCGGCCCCCGGCGGATCTGGGACGCCGCCCTGGTTGCGGGTTCGCCGATCCTGATCTTCCAGGTCTTCACGAATTTCGATGCGCTGGCCGTGGCTTTCGCCACCGGGGCGATGCTGGCGTGGGCGCGGCGAAGACCGGTGCTCGCCGGCGTGCTCATCGGGTTGGGCGTCGCCGCCAAGCTGTATCCGTTGCTGCTGCTGATTCCCCTGGCGCTGTTGGCCGTTCGGACGGGACGGCTGCGCGGTGTCGGCCAGGCGGCGGTCGCCGCCGTCGTGGCGTGGCTGGTGGTGAACCTGCCGATCATGCTGCTGTTCCCGCGCGGCTGGTCGGAGTTCTTCCGGCTGAACACCCGTCGCGGGGACGACATGGACTCCCTCTACAACGTGGTGAAGTCGTTCACCGGCTGGCAGGGCTTCGATCCGAATCCCGGCTTCTGGGAGCCGCCCACCGTGCTGAACACGGTGAGCGCCGCGCTGTTCGCGGCGTGCCTGATCGCGATCGGATACGTGGTGTTGACCGCCGACCGGCGCCCGCGGGTGGCTCAGGTGGCGTTCCTGGTGGTGGCCGCATTCCTGCTCACCAACAAGGTGTGGAGTCCGCAGTTCTCGCTGTGGCTGATCCCGTTGGCGGTGCTGGCGTTACCGCACCGGCGCATCCTGCTGGCCTGGATGACGCTCGACATGTTGGTCTGGGTGCCCAGGATGCTCTACCTGTTCGGCGAGCAGAACAAGGGCCTGCCCGAGCAATGGTTCACCACCGCGGTCCTGTTGCGCGACATTGCGGTGATCACGTTGTGCGCGTTGGTGATTCGTCAGATCTACCGTCCGCGGGAGGATCTGGTGCGCGGCGGTGGCGTCGACGACCCCGCGGGCGGAGTGTTCGACGGAGCGCCCGACGCGCCGCCGCGGTGGCTGCCGGACTGGCTGCGCCCGCGCGTCGAGGCGCCTCACATCCTGGCCAACCGCGCCAGCGCGAAGCTGTAG